A single Anopheles arabiensis isolate DONGOLA chromosome X, AaraD3, whole genome shotgun sequence DNA region contains:
- the LOC120906225 gene encoding uncharacterized transmembrane protein DDB_G0289901-like — protein sequence MVQTNIISGGGGVTNNSNNTGGSGSSGNSLTPQIPAHLSNSLIVPRYAQSTSTNNHVDAYGLTSNQSEPRSLSDSSQAESPVQDDLLTSNTPNLGPSSGPTTTTGAGDSSGVNGGANGGGSNGGGGGNSNGLHQNFSNIVMSQSNGGSNASSTPNFVGSNGTSSCNGSPLYPVLPASLLYSQLYTAANQSVGGFGHAVNHHHHIQSTHGAVAAAVAVATGGSPVQNSASAAAATAAAAAMHAGELQSVMDHLTAGTTQAAAVAAAAVSHRHHYHHHQTGANLIGGHGHGNQSGGVAVITNPELSLIGNCSAMARGALDESTHRVLSGAGVVGGRLNSHSDNTSQVGQTTDNGNSVWRPY from the coding sequence ATGGTGCAAACAAATATAATCTCAGGTGGAGGAGGCGTTACCAATAACTCGAACAACACTGGTGGTAGCGGTAGTAGCGGAAACAGCTTAACTCCACAAATTCCCGCTCACTTGTCGAATAGTCTTATAGTACCCCGATACGCACAGTCAACGAGTACTAACAATCACGTCGACGCCTACGGACTAACCAGCAATCAAAGTGAACCTCGTAGTTTAAGTGACTCGTCGCAAGCTGAATCTCCTGTGCAAGATGACTTACTTACTTCCAACACACCCAACCTTGGTCCCAGCAGCGGTCCCACAACTACCACCGGTGCTGGTGACAGCAGCGGTGTAAATGGTGGTGCTAATGGTGGAGGAAGCAATGGTGGGGGAGGTGGTAATAGCAATGGACTACATCAAAATTTCTCAAACATTGTAATGAGCCAAAGCAATGGAGGATCCAATGCATCCTCAACACCCAACTTTGTCGGTTCGAATGGGACCAGCAGTTGTAATGGATCACCACTCTACCCCGTCCTCCCAGCAAGTCTACTATACTCACAGCTATACACAGCTGCAAACCAATCGGTGGGAGGATTCGGACATGCAGtaaatcatcaccatcatatcCAGTCCACGCACGGAGCAGTGGcagctgctgttgccgttGCTACTGGAGGTAGTCCGGTACAAAACAGTGCATCAGCCGCcgcggcaacagcagcagctgctgctatgcaTGCTGGCGAACTTCAGAGTGTTATGGACCATCTTACGGCTGGTACTACCCAAGCTGCGGCTGTTGCGGCAGCGGCCGTGTCTCATCGACAtcattaccatcatcatcagacaGGAGCAAACCTAATTGGTGGACACGGCCATGGAAATCAGAGTGGTGGTGTAGCGGTCATTACTAATCCTGAATTGTCGCTCATTGGAAATTGCAGTGCAATGGCCCGTGGAGCTCTCGATGAATCAACTCATCGAGTACTGAGTGGTGCTGGAGTTGTCGGTGGGCGATTGAATAGCCACTCCGATAATACTAGCCAGGTAGGACAGACCACCGACAATGGGAATTCTGTCTGGCGACCATACTGA
- the LOC120905770 gene encoding cytochrome P450 4g15, with the protein MSATIAHTDGLNSSANIISPINMFYFLLTPALLLWFFYWRLSRRHMLELAERIPGPKGLPLIGNALDLVGSSHSVFRTIIEKGKEYNEVIKIWIGPKLIVFLVDPRDIELLLSSHVYIDKSPEYRFFKPWLGNGLLISTGHKWRQHRKLIAPTFHLNVLKSFIDLFNENSRLVVKKMQKENGKVFDCHDYMSECTVEILLETAMGVSKKTQDQSGYDYAMAVMKMCDILHLRHRKMWLYPDLFFNLTQYAKKQVKLLNTIHSLTKKVIRNKKAAFDTGTRGSLATTSINTVNIEKSKSDSTKTNTVEGLSFGQSSNLKDDLDVEENDVGEKKRLAFLDLLLESAENGALISDEEIKNQVDTIMFEGHDTTAAGSSFFLSMMGVHQQIQDKVIQELDEIFGESDRPATFQDTLEMKYLERCLMETLRMYPPVPIIARSLKQDLKLASSDIVVPAGATITVATFKLHRLESIYPNPDVFNPDNFLPEKQANRHYYAFVPFSAGPRSCVGRKYAMLKLKIILSTILRNFRVYSDLKEEEFKLQADIILKREEGFQIRLEPRQRKSKTL; encoded by the exons ATGTCAGCAACTATTGCGCATACAGATGGCCTCAATAGTAGTGCCAACATTATTTCACCAATCAACATGTTCTACTTCCTGCTTACTCCTGCATTATTGCTGTGGTTTTTCTATTGGCGTTTATCACGACGCCACATGCTAGAACTAGCTGAACGGATACCTGGACCGAAAGGACTCCCTTTGATTGGAAACGCCTTAGACCTTGTTGGCAGTTCGCACT CCGTGTTCCGCACAATTATCGAGAAGGGCAAGGAATATAACGAAGTGATTAAAATATGGATAGGACCGAAGCTAATCGTCTTTCTAGTGGATCCACGCGATATAGAATTGCTTCTTAGCAGCCATGTTTACATTGACAAATCCCCTGAATACCGCTTCTTTAAGCCCTGGCTGGGCAACGGACTTCTTATAAGCACCG GACACAAATGGCGTCAACATCGCAAACTGATTGCCCCTACTTTCCATCTGAACGTACTTAAGAgctttattgatttattcaaTGAAAACTCTCGTCTTGTAGTAAAGAAGATGCAGAAAGAGAATGGGAAAGTCTTTGACTGTCACGACTATATGAGCGAATGCACAGTAGAAATTCTTCTAG AAACTGCAATGGGAGTATCCAAAAAGACACAAGATCAATCTGGATATGACTACGCAATGGCCGTGATGAAAATGTGCGATATTCTGCATCTGCGCCATCGTAAAATGTGGTTGTACCCAGATCTATTTTTCAACCTTACTCAGTACGCTAAAAAACAAGTTAAATTGCTCAATACCATTCATAGTTTGACAAAAAAGGTTATTCGCAACAAGAAGGCAGCCTTTGATACCGGTACACGTGGCTCTTTGGCTACAACTTCAATCAACACAGTCAATATTGAGAAATCCAAGAGTGATAGCACCAAGACAAACACAGTGGAAGGCCTCTCATTTGGTCAATCATCCAACCTGAAAGATGATTTGGACGTAGAAGAGAACGATGTAggcgaaaaaaaacgattggCTTTCTTGGACCTTTTACTTGAAAGCGCAGAAAATGGTGCACTTATTTCGGACGAGGAGATAAAAAACCAAGTGGATACGATTATGTTCGAAGGCCATGATACTACGGCAGCTGGTAGTAGCTTCTTCCTTTCGATGATGGGTGTGCATCAACAAATTCAGGATAAAGTTATCCAAGAATTGGACGAAATTTTCGGAGAATCAGACCGTCCAGCCACATTCCAGGATACACTAGAAATGAAATATCTAGAACGGTGCCTTATGGAAACTCTACGCATGTATCCGCCAGTACCTATAATTGCTCGTTCGCTAAAGCAAGATCTAAAATTAGCTTCGAGTGATATCGTAGTTCCTGCCGGAGCTACCATCACAGTAGCCACCTTTAAACTTCACCGCTTGGAATCGATCTACCCTAACCCTGACGTTTTTAACCCTGATAATTTCCTTCCCGAAAAGCAAGCAAATCGCCATTATTATGCATTCGTCCCATTTTCTGCAGGTCCAAGAAGTTGCGTTg GACGTAAATATGCTATGTTAAAGCTAAAGATAATTTTGTCCACTATCCTGCGCAATTTTCGCGTTTATTCCGATCTAAAAGAGGAAGAATTCAAGCTGCAGGCCGACATCATTTTGAAGCGCGAGGAAGGATTTCAGATCCGGCTTGAACCACGTCAACGCAAATCGAAGACATTATGA